One window of the Bradyrhizobium sp. NP1 genome contains the following:
- a CDS encoding PAS domain S-box protein → MTEQGRVWFRYGSAAGAAALAFLFRLMLQPYFEGRAFTVIFVPVVAFAAFAGGRGPAILASVLCLGITAFFLGGSLGEPANLIDVAFFAVLGPILGFIGDRLLRETEESRYRQVHLQSILDTVPEAVIVIDDRGIMRSFSVTAERLFGWSAEEVIGKNVSILMPTPYRDEHDSYLDRYHKTGERRIIGIGRIVVGERKDGSTFPMELAVGEARVGTERFFTGFVRDLTERRTQERRMQELQSELVHVSRLTAMGEMASSLAHELNQPLSAITSYLRGAATLLKADQPDKARVREAIERSADQALRAGDIIKRLREFVAKGETQHSLEDPAVLVEEAAALALVGAREQGVRVVLRCDHDLPEVVVDKIQIQQVALNLIRNAVEAMETTRRRELTVVVSRQGAFACVSVADTGTGISPEIAKHLFQPFVTSKPNGMGVGLSICRTIIEAHGGRISAGPNGGGGTIFEFTVPFAEPEAGHER, encoded by the coding sequence ATGACGGAGCAGGGTCGCGTCTGGTTTCGCTACGGTTCGGCCGCGGGGGCGGCCGCGCTCGCTTTCCTGTTTCGCCTGATGCTGCAGCCCTATTTCGAAGGGCGGGCCTTCACGGTCATTTTCGTTCCGGTCGTCGCCTTTGCCGCGTTCGCGGGCGGCCGGGGTCCCGCGATTCTGGCGAGCGTGCTGTGCCTCGGCATTACGGCCTTCTTCCTGGGCGGCAGCCTCGGCGAGCCCGCCAACCTGATCGATGTCGCCTTCTTTGCCGTGCTCGGGCCGATCCTGGGCTTCATCGGCGACCGGCTTTTGCGGGAGACGGAGGAATCGCGTTACCGCCAGGTGCATCTGCAGTCGATCCTCGACACCGTGCCGGAAGCGGTCATCGTGATCGACGATCGCGGCATCATGCGCTCCTTCAGCGTCACCGCCGAACGGCTGTTCGGCTGGTCGGCGGAGGAGGTGATCGGAAAGAATGTGTCGATCCTGATGCCGACCCCCTACCGCGACGAGCATGACAGCTACCTCGATCGGTACCACAAGACCGGGGAACGGCGGATCATCGGCATCGGACGCATCGTCGTCGGCGAGCGCAAGGACGGCTCGACCTTCCCGATGGAATTGGCGGTCGGCGAGGCTCGCGTCGGCACCGAGCGGTTCTTCACGGGCTTCGTCCGCGACCTGACGGAGCGGCGGACGCAGGAGCGGCGCATGCAGGAGCTGCAGTCGGAGCTCGTCCATGTGTCCCGGCTGACCGCGATGGGGGAAATGGCCTCTTCCCTCGCGCATGAGCTGAACCAGCCGTTGTCGGCCATCACCAGCTATCTGCGCGGCGCCGCGACGCTGCTGAAGGCCGATCAACCCGACAAGGCCCGCGTCCGCGAGGCGATCGAGCGAAGCGCCGATCAGGCGCTGCGTGCCGGCGACATCATCAAGCGGCTGCGCGAGTTCGTCGCCAAGGGCGAAACCCAGCACAGCCTGGAAGATCCCGCCGTGCTCGTCGAGGAGGCGGCGGCGCTCGCTCTGGTCGGCGCCAGGGAGCAGGGCGTGCGTGTGGTGTTGCGCTGCGACCACGATCTTCCCGAGGTCGTGGTCGACAAGATCCAGATCCAGCAGGTCGCGCTCAACCTGATCAGGAATGCGGTGGAGGCGATGGAAACCACGCGCCGCAGGGAGCTCACCGTGGTGGTGTCGCGCCAGGGCGCCTTCGCGTGCGTCTCGGTTGCCGACACGGGCACCGGAATCAGTCCCGAGATCGCCAAGCACCTGTTCCAGCCCTTCGTGACCAGCAAGCCCAACGGAATGGGCGTCGGCCTCTCAATCTGCCGCACCATCATCGAGGCCCACGGCGGACGGATTTCCGCCGGCCCGAACGGGGGCGGCGGAACGATCTTCGAATTCACCGTACCCTTCGCCGAGCCGGAGGCAGGCCATGAGCGATAA
- the fixJ gene encoding response regulator FixJ: protein MSDKTVIHIVDDDAAMRDSLAFLLDVNGFKPQVYDSADAFVARSAPGALDCIVSDIRMPGMNGIELVRKLRSEGATCAVILITGHGDVALAVEAMKAGAADFIEKPFDDEALLGAIRAALEARPVAQGDSNARKEAEARLAELSPRERDVLQGLVAGKINKVIAHDLNISPRTVEVYRANLMAKTGVRSMSELMRIALAAGL from the coding sequence ATGAGCGATAAGACCGTCATCCATATTGTCGACGACGATGCGGCGATGCGCGACTCGCTGGCGTTCCTGCTCGACGTCAACGGCTTCAAACCGCAGGTCTACGATTCCGCGGACGCCTTCGTGGCGCGCTCGGCGCCCGGCGCGCTCGATTGCATCGTCTCGGATATCCGCATGCCGGGCATGAACGGCATCGAGCTGGTGCGCAAGCTCAGGAGCGAAGGGGCGACCTGTGCGGTGATCCTGATCACCGGACACGGCGACGTCGCACTCGCGGTCGAGGCGATGAAGGCGGGCGCCGCCGATTTCATCGAGAAGCCGTTCGATGACGAGGCCCTGCTCGGCGCGATCCGTGCCGCGCTGGAGGCGCGTCCCGTCGCGCAGGGCGACAGCAATGCGCGCAAGGAAGCCGAGGCGCGTCTGGCCGAGCTGTCGCCACGAGAGCGCGATGTGCTGCAGGGCCTGGTTGCCGGAAAGATCAACAAGGTGATCGCGCATGACCTCAACATCAGCCCGCGTACCGTGGAAGTCTATCGCGCCAACCTGATGGCCAAGACCGGCGTGCGCAGCATGTCCGAGCTGATGCGGATCGCGCTGGCGGCGGGCCTGTGA
- a CDS encoding DUF2892 domain-containing protein: MSRNIGILDQAIRTLLGFALFAFLVKDGALMPASALTALIAIYLFVTGLLRYCPLYALLGMNTAGRLDRSA; the protein is encoded by the coding sequence ATGTCCCGCAATATCGGAATTCTCGACCAGGCGATCCGCACACTGCTCGGCTTCGCGCTGTTCGCCTTCCTGGTGAAGGATGGCGCGCTGATGCCGGCCTCCGCCTTGACCGCCCTGATCGCGATCTATCTATTCGTGACCGGCCTGTTGCGGTACTGCCCGCTCTACGCTCTGCTCGGCATGAACACGGCCGGGCGACTGGACCGCTCGGCTTAG
- a CDS encoding cyclic nucleotide-gated ion channel, with protein sequence MFRLRRLARLRQRLYGILDPGPGAGRLGVGVNLTLIGLIVVTLAATILESVPRLAATYGGLFEAIEYLALAVFSIEYLARLWTAIEQPPWRRLGAIRARLAFVVSPAGLIDLAAVLPFWLSFVIAADFKVLLVLRLARFFKLTRYSPAMRSLLEALYTERRALVGCFVILFGATLVAAALMHLVEGTAQPDKFGTIPDAMWWAIVTLGTVGYGDVVPVTPAGRLLAGATIFVGILMVALPVGIVATAFANEVHRREFVVTWSLVARIPLFSELNATQIADVMKLLRAQKAEKGTIIARRGEAAHSMYLIVDGAVEIKLRHGHVQLGEGDFFGEVAALRQSRRSATVIALRPTRLLALDASDLRSLMDREPQIAARVWDAARTRLGSDFEKAAGDILATELPANPAA encoded by the coding sequence GTGTTTCGCCTTCGTCGGCTGGCCCGGCTTCGGCAGCGACTATACGGCATTCTTGATCCCGGCCCGGGCGCGGGCCGGCTCGGCGTGGGCGTCAATCTGACGCTGATCGGGCTGATCGTGGTGACGCTGGCGGCGACCATCCTGGAGAGCGTGCCGCGGCTCGCGGCGACCTATGGCGGCCTGTTCGAGGCGATCGAATATCTCGCACTCGCCGTCTTTTCCATCGAATACCTGGCGCGGCTATGGACCGCGATCGAGCAGCCGCCGTGGCGCCGTCTCGGCGCGATCCGGGCTCGCCTCGCTTTCGTCGTGAGCCCGGCCGGGCTGATCGATCTGGCCGCGGTGCTGCCGTTCTGGCTGTCCTTCGTCATTGCAGCCGATTTCAAGGTGCTGCTGGTGCTGCGGCTCGCGCGCTTCTTCAAGCTCACGCGCTATTCGCCGGCGATGCGCTCGCTGCTCGAGGCGCTCTACACCGAGCGGCGCGCCCTGGTCGGCTGTTTCGTGATCCTGTTCGGCGCGACGCTGGTCGCGGCGGCGCTGATGCACCTCGTCGAAGGCACGGCGCAGCCTGACAAGTTCGGCACCATCCCCGATGCCATGTGGTGGGCGATCGTGACGCTCGGCACCGTCGGCTATGGCGATGTCGTCCCGGTGACGCCGGCCGGCCGGCTGCTGGCAGGCGCGACCATCTTCGTCGGGATACTGATGGTCGCCTTGCCCGTCGGCATCGTGGCGACGGCCTTCGCCAACGAGGTTCATCGCAGGGAGTTTGTCGTCACCTGGAGCCTGGTGGCGCGGATTCCGCTGTTCAGCGAGCTGAACGCGACCCAGATCGCCGACGTGATGAAGCTGTTGCGCGCGCAGAAGGCGGAGAAGGGAACGATCATCGCCCGCCGTGGCGAGGCGGCCCATTCGATGTACCTGATCGTGGACGGCGCGGTCGAAATCAAGCTTCGCCACGGTCACGTGCAGCTCGGCGAGGGCGATTTCTTCGGGGAAGTCGCAGCGCTGCGTCAGTCGCGGCGTTCGGCAACCGTGATCGCGCTGCGGCCGACCCGCCTGCTCGCGCTCGATGCCTCCGATCTGCGCAGCCTGATGGACCGGGAGCCCCAGATTGCGGCCCGCGTCTGGGATGCGGCGCGCACGCGCCTGGGCAGTGACTTCGAAAAGGCGGCGGGCGACATTCTCGCCACGGAACTGCCCGCAAACCCGGCCGCCTGA
- a CDS encoding CBS domain-containing protein, translating to MRAHQIMTRNVITVGPEARIVEAAKLMLENHVSGLPVIDNTGKLVGIVTEGDFLRRAEIGTQRKRPRWLQFFVGPSRAASEFVHASGRKVEEVMTGEPLTVTEQTSLDEIVRLMEKNGVKRLPVVSGDRLVGIVSRANLVQAVASLARDVPDPTADDDHIRERCTHAILDTDWRPIGLQVTVRDGVVHLHGIIINADARQAAIVAAENVAGVKEVHDHLAFVDTYSGFYVESPEDIKATG from the coding sequence ATGCGCGCGCATCAGATCATGACCCGGAACGTGATCACGGTCGGGCCCGAGGCCAGGATCGTGGAGGCAGCGAAGCTGATGCTCGAGAATCACGTCAGCGGCCTTCCGGTCATCGACAACACCGGCAAGCTGGTCGGTATCGTCACCGAGGGCGATTTCCTGCGGCGCGCCGAGATCGGTACGCAGCGCAAGCGCCCGCGCTGGCTGCAGTTTTTTGTCGGGCCGTCGCGCGCGGCGAGCGAGTTCGTCCACGCCAGCGGCCGCAAGGTCGAGGAGGTCATGACCGGGGAGCCGCTGACCGTGACCGAGCAGACCAGCCTCGACGAGATCGTGCGGCTGATGGAGAAGAACGGCGTCAAGCGCCTGCCGGTCGTGAGCGGCGACCGCCTGGTCGGCATCGTCTCACGCGCGAACCTCGTTCAGGCGGTGGCGAGCCTGGCGCGCGACGTGCCGGACCCGACTGCCGATGACGACCATATCCGCGAGCGTTGCACGCACGCGATCCTCGATACCGACTGGCGGCCGATCGGGTTGCAGGTGACGGTGCGCGACGGCGTCGTCCATCTGCACGGCATCATCATCAACGCCGACGCACGGCAGGCCGCGATCGTGGCGGCGGAAAACGTCGCCGGTGTCAAGGAGGTGCACGATCACCTCGCCTTCGTCGACACCTATTCGGGCTTCTACGTCGAATCGCCCGAGGACATCAAGGCAACGGGCTGA
- the hemN gene encoding oxygen-independent coproporphyrinogen III oxidase yields the protein MDSTARRYAERNVPRYTSYPTAADFTAQVGPGDHAAWLGALDPQESISVYLHVPYCREICLYCGCNTKKAIRDDVIADYRRALEAEIAHASRLAKRRLCVARLHWGGGTPSILGAAGLESVLAVIEERFSLANGLEHAIELDPRHVTETLAKHLATLGVTRASLGIQDTNPLVQAAIGRLQPLAMVQAAVDRLRSAGIDNLSFDLMYGLPLQSVESIRRTCIEALSLSPRRIACFGYAHLPRLKANQRRIDAAALPSQDQRILQAEAMAEALAGAGYVPIGIDHFARPDDPLARATVSGKLHRNFQGYTDDDRKVLLGFGASSISTFANGFVQNIADVPSYVRRIGSGALASVRGCRISPEDRARGRIIERLMCDFEADLDALAPGLDLTGELAQLDPMRRDGLIETVAGRLVVTDAGRAVVRVIAATFDAFRRSEALQFSRAV from the coding sequence GTGGACAGCACCGCCCGACGATACGCCGAGCGCAACGTGCCTCGTTACACTTCCTATCCGACCGCGGCCGATTTTACCGCGCAGGTCGGACCAGGCGATCATGCCGCCTGGCTTGGCGCGCTTGATCCGCAGGAGAGCATTTCGGTTTACCTGCATGTGCCCTATTGCCGCGAGATCTGTCTCTATTGCGGCTGCAATACCAAGAAGGCGATCCGCGACGACGTGATTGCGGACTATCGCCGGGCGCTGGAGGCAGAGATCGCCCACGCGAGCCGCCTTGCGAAACGGCGGCTGTGTGTCGCGCGGCTGCATTGGGGCGGGGGCACGCCGAGCATTCTCGGGGCCGCCGGGCTGGAATCGGTTCTGGCCGTGATTGAGGAGCGTTTTTCCCTTGCGAATGGACTGGAGCATGCGATCGAGCTCGATCCGCGCCATGTAACCGAGACGCTCGCGAAGCATCTGGCGACGCTCGGCGTGACGCGCGCGAGCCTCGGCATCCAGGACACTAATCCGCTGGTGCAGGCGGCGATCGGCAGGCTGCAGCCCCTTGCCATGGTGCAGGCGGCGGTCGATCGCCTGCGATCCGCCGGCATCGACAATCTGAGCTTCGATTTGATGTACGGCCTGCCGCTGCAGTCGGTCGAATCGATCCGCAGGACCTGCATCGAGGCGCTGTCGCTGTCGCCGCGGCGGATCGCCTGTTTCGGCTATGCCCACCTGCCGCGGCTGAAGGCGAACCAGCGCCGGATCGATGCGGCCGCGCTGCCGTCGCAGGATCAGCGCATCCTGCAGGCCGAAGCCATGGCCGAAGCGCTCGCGGGTGCGGGCTATGTGCCGATCGGCATCGATCACTTCGCGCGGCCGGACGATCCGCTCGCGCGGGCTACCGTTTCGGGGAAGCTGCACCGCAATTTCCAGGGCTATACCGACGACGACCGCAAGGTGCTGCTCGGTTTTGGCGCGTCGTCGATCTCGACCTTTGCCAACGGCTTCGTCCAGAACATTGCCGATGTGCCGAGTTATGTCCGCAGGATCGGGAGTGGCGCGCTCGCTTCAGTGCGGGGCTGCCGGATCTCGCCGGAGGATCGCGCGCGCGGGCGGATCATCGAGCGGCTGATGTGCGACTTCGAGGCCGATCTGGATGCGCTCGCGCCTGGTCTTGATCTAACCGGAGAGCTTGCGCAGCTCGATCCGATGCGAAGGGACGGGCTCATCGAGACCGTGGCCGGCAGGCTTGTCGTGACCGATGCGGGGCGCGCCGTGGTCCGGGTGATCGCCGCAACCTTCGACGCCTTCAGGCGCAGCGAAGCGCTGCAGTTCAGCCGCGCTGTCTGA